In Geobacillus kaustophilus, a genomic segment contains:
- the dapD gene encoding 2,3,4,5-tetrahydropyridine-2,6-dicarboxylate N-acetyltransferase, with protein MKMMDANEIISFIQNSKKSTPVKVYIKGNLEGIDFGSSAKTFITGNVGVVFGEWQDIQAAIEANQDKIEDYVVENDRRNSAIPLLDLKGVKARIEPGAIIRDHVEIGDNAVIMMGAVINIGAVVGEGTMIDMNAVLGGRATVGKNCHIGAGAVLAGVIEPPSAKPVVIEDDVLVGANAVILEGVTVGKGAVVAAGAVVVEDVPPYTVVAGVPARVIKQIDEQTRAKTEIKQELRQL; from the coding sequence ATGAAGATGATGGACGCCAATGAAATCATTTCATTTATTCAAAACAGCAAAAAATCAACGCCTGTTAAAGTATACATAAAAGGAAACCTTGAAGGAATCGATTTCGGCTCAAGCGCGAAAACGTTTATTACTGGCAACGTCGGTGTCGTGTTTGGCGAATGGCAAGACATTCAAGCCGCAATCGAAGCAAATCAAGACAAAATCGAGGATTATGTCGTCGAGAACGACCGCCGCAATTCCGCGATTCCGCTTCTTGACTTAAAGGGAGTCAAAGCGCGCATCGAGCCGGGCGCCATTATCCGCGACCATGTCGAAATCGGCGACAACGCCGTCATTATGATGGGGGCGGTCATCAACATTGGCGCCGTCGTTGGCGAAGGGACAATGATCGACATGAACGCCGTGCTCGGCGGACGGGCGACGGTCGGGAAAAACTGCCATATCGGCGCCGGAGCGGTGTTGGCGGGGGTGATCGAGCCGCCATCAGCTAAGCCGGTCGTCATTGAAGACGATGTGCTCGTCGGGGCGAATGCCGTCATTTTGGAAGGAGTCACGGTCGGCAAAGGAGCGGTTGTCGCCGCCGGCGCGGTCGTCGTGGAAGATGTGCCGCCGTATACGGTGGTGGCTGGAGTGCCAGCGCGCGTCATTAAGCAGATCGACGAGCAAACACGGGCGAAAACAGAGATTAAACAGGAGCTTCGTCAATTATAA
- a CDS encoding LysR family transcriptional regulator produces the protein MNISEYEILAVLAEELNMRKAAARLYITQSALSQRLQAIEASWNVKVFIRSQRGLLLTPEGEKIVQLAKEIVQKTNKVKEEIKQLTGQISGTLTLAVVSIVAQHWLPAVLKTFMMLYPNVNVSLTTGWTSEVLSSMYENRFQLGIVRGKPNWSGIATRLFSDQLYLVDQEIQSLEQLRHIDRPFIQFKSDSTYSLHIQQWWHEQFQALPPRTVIVDQIETCKQLAYHGVGYAILPEIALDDREQHLVHMIPLKNKRGERMTRDTWLIGSEAAWQLPQVQAFQKVLQNFIIPNREDPHFYA, from the coding sequence TTGAATATTTCAGAGTACGAAATACTCGCCGTCTTGGCGGAAGAATTAAATATGAGAAAAGCGGCAGCTCGGCTGTATATTACTCAGTCCGCATTGTCCCAACGGCTGCAGGCGATAGAAGCCAGCTGGAATGTGAAAGTGTTCATCCGGTCCCAGCGAGGTTTACTGTTAACACCAGAGGGGGAAAAAATTGTCCAGCTGGCGAAAGAAATCGTGCAGAAAACGAACAAAGTAAAAGAAGAGATCAAACAACTGACCGGACAAATAAGCGGAACATTAACACTAGCGGTTGTTTCCATAGTTGCACAGCATTGGCTACCCGCAGTTTTAAAAACGTTTATGATGTTATACCCAAATGTAAATGTGTCGTTGACAACTGGGTGGACAAGCGAAGTCTTAAGCAGCATGTATGAAAATCGGTTTCAACTCGGAATTGTTCGCGGAAAACCAAATTGGAGCGGGATTGCGACGCGTTTATTTTCGGATCAGTTATATTTAGTAGACCAAGAAATTCAATCTCTGGAGCAGCTGCGCCATATCGACCGGCCATTTATTCAATTTAAAAGCGATTCGACCTATTCGTTGCATATCCAACAATGGTGGCATGAACAATTTCAAGCCCTGCCGCCGCGAACAGTGATTGTCGACCAAATCGAAACGTGTAAACAGCTTGCTTACCATGGAGTTGGCTACGCGATTTTACCGGAAATTGCTTTAGATGACCGAGAACAACATCTTGTTCATATGATTCCGCTAAAAAATAAGCGAGGTGAACGGATGACGAGGGATACATGGCTGATTGGTTCGGAAGCCGCATGGCAACTACCGCAAGTACAAGCCTTCCAGAAGGTGCTGCAAAATTTTATCATTCCAAACCGAGAAGACCCCCACTTCTACGCGTGA
- a CDS encoding sulfite exporter TauE/SafE family protein, which produces MDWVLFVLVGFATSFVGTLAGGGGLIGMPVLLMIGVPIHQAISAAKFSNTISSFSSFFVLFRQQSIRWKQLLLIIPISLGGGATGGAIASLLSERTMTIIAIILLMFALCLQVFKKQPGQAAAVPALPKTLYPILCGISVYDGMFGPGQATMLMYAYLRAGMDYLSAMALTRFQTFISCFGALTSYLYSGHVNWHIAPFLAIGSLIGAQASVRVAQKLKQSQLRLLLHTITFLLIVQLLFGLASGRH; this is translated from the coding sequence ATGGACTGGGTACTGTTTGTCCTCGTTGGATTTGCTACTTCATTCGTTGGTACATTAGCTGGCGGCGGCGGCCTCATTGGCATGCCTGTTCTGCTTATGATCGGCGTTCCTATCCATCAGGCCATTTCCGCCGCCAAGTTTTCCAATACAATCAGCTCGTTTTCCAGCTTCTTCGTCCTATTTCGCCAGCAAAGCATTCGTTGGAAACAGCTGTTGCTCATCATTCCTATTAGCCTTGGCGGGGGAGCAACAGGAGGAGCCATCGCCTCTCTGCTGTCTGAACGAACGATGACCATCATCGCCATTATCTTGTTAATGTTCGCACTATGTTTGCAAGTTTTCAAAAAACAGCCTGGTCAAGCGGCAGCGGTTCCTGCTCTCCCTAAAACCTTATATCCCATTCTCTGCGGCATTAGCGTCTATGATGGCATGTTTGGCCCTGGCCAAGCCACCATGCTCATGTATGCCTACTTGCGCGCCGGCATGGATTACTTATCGGCCATGGCGCTGACAAGATTCCAAACGTTCATCAGCTGCTTTGGCGCACTAACGTCTTATCTATACAGTGGCCATGTGAACTGGCACATCGCTCCGTTCTTGGCGATTGGATCGTTGATCGGCGCCCAAGCATCAGTGCGAGTCGCACAAAAACTGAAACAAAGCCAGCTGCGCTTGTTATTGCACACAATTACTTTTCTGCTCATTGTTCAGCTTCTTTTCGGCCTGGCTTCCGGCCGTCATTAG
- the cbpB gene encoding cyclic-di-AMP-binding protein CbpB, with the protein MTWEHNEFMQMTVKPFLIPADKVAHVQPGNYLDHALLVLTKTGYSAIPVLDTSYKLHGLISMTMMMDAILGLERIEFERLETMKVEEVMNRNIPRLRLDDSLMKAVGLIVNHPFVCVENDDGYFAGIFTRREVLKQLNKQLRKPNDGRKPGRKEAEQ; encoded by the coding sequence ATGACATGGGAACACAATGAATTCATGCAAATGACGGTCAAGCCATTTCTGATTCCGGCGGATAAAGTGGCGCATGTGCAGCCGGGAAATTATTTGGATCATGCGCTGCTCGTCCTTACGAAAACCGGCTATTCGGCGATTCCGGTATTGGACACCTCTTATAAGCTTCACGGGCTCATCAGCATGACGATGATGATGGATGCGATTTTAGGATTAGAGCGCATCGAATTTGAACGCCTCGAGACGATGAAGGTTGAAGAAGTGATGAACCGAAACATTCCGCGCCTGCGGCTTGACGACAGCCTGATGAAGGCAGTGGGGCTTATTGTCAACCATCCGTTCGTGTGTGTGGAAAATGACGACGGCTATTTTGCAGGCATTTTCACTCGACGGGAAGTACTGAAGCAACTGAATAAACAGCTGCGGAAGCCTAATGACGGCCGGAAGCCAGGCCGAAAAGAAGCTGAACAATGA
- the abbA gene encoding antirepressor AbbA: protein MAKRLPPRLSGEEAALLLDVLFSQQYALELIRSELADIENGDKAVDEHRYRQLLRLYDRLLTEEEEA from the coding sequence ATGGCGAAGCGGCTGCCGCCAAGGCTGTCGGGCGAGGAGGCGGCGTTATTGCTTGACGTTTTGTTCAGCCAGCAATATGCACTTGAGCTCATCCGCTCTGAGCTGGCGGATATCGAAAACGGAGACAAGGCGGTCGATGAACACCGGTACCGGCAGCTGTTGCGTTTATACGACCGCCTGTTGACAGAGGAAGAGGAAGCATAA
- a CDS encoding EAL-associated domain-containing protein translates to MDALDVMANLPQVIPHYQPIFSADEHGVVGYEVLGRFQTETGPVSLGPFFHDETIPEEFRIEVDDVITKKALDYFLSLDDQTLLIFLNRDANLLMLDRGESFLQLLLSYEAKGLAPSRIVLEINEQHFKGDVDQLSHLLTYLRTYGVKVAVDNIAEHSIHLERIGVLSPDILKIDLRELRKTSVHQAYQEIVHSISLLARKIGATLLYEDIETSFQLQYAWRHGGRYYQGYYLAKPAPEVVPRDLLKDLLRQECHRFIQQEKKKLETLYQIAEQFQQRISALLGKYKKAADFNELISLLAGELDDVCFRIYVCDEDGFQQSGNMFKRGGRWELQPQYYMKNWSWRPYFLENIIRMRSRRRGILSDLYTDIETGETIRTYSYPIDERHYLFIDLSYSYLFEHDAHY, encoded by the coding sequence ATGGATGCATTAGACGTGATGGCCAACTTGCCGCAAGTGATTCCGCACTATCAACCGATTTTCAGCGCCGATGAGCATGGGGTCGTCGGCTATGAAGTGCTCGGTCGGTTTCAAACGGAAACAGGGCCGGTCAGCCTTGGGCCGTTTTTTCACGATGAAACCATTCCAGAAGAATTTCGCATCGAAGTGGATGATGTGATCACGAAAAAAGCGCTCGACTATTTTCTGTCGCTTGATGATCAAACGCTGCTCATTTTTTTAAACCGCGACGCCAACTTGCTGATGCTTGACCGTGGCGAGTCGTTTTTGCAGCTGCTTCTCTCCTATGAAGCGAAAGGGTTGGCCCCAAGCCGCATCGTTTTGGAAATCAACGAGCAGCATTTCAAGGGAGACGTCGATCAGCTCAGCCATTTATTGACGTATCTTCGTACATACGGCGTTAAAGTGGCGGTCGACAACATCGCCGAACATAGCATTCATCTTGAGCGAATCGGCGTCTTGTCGCCTGACATTTTAAAAATCGATTTGCGTGAATTGCGGAAAACGTCCGTTCATCAAGCATACCAGGAAATCGTTCACTCGATTTCGCTGTTGGCGCGCAAAATCGGAGCGACGCTCCTGTATGAGGACATCGAAACGTCATTTCAGCTTCAGTATGCTTGGCGGCATGGCGGCCGCTATTATCAAGGGTATTATTTGGCCAAGCCGGCGCCAGAGGTTGTGCCGCGCGATTTGTTGAAAGACTTGCTCCGCCAAGAGTGCCATCGCTTCATCCAGCAGGAAAAGAAAAAGCTTGAAACGCTGTATCAAATTGCTGAGCAGTTTCAGCAGCGGATCAGCGCGCTGCTTGGCAAATACAAAAAAGCCGCCGATTTTAACGAGCTCATTTCCCTGTTGGCCGGCGAGCTCGACGATGTTTGCTTCCGCATTTATGTTTGTGATGAGGACGGCTTCCAGCAGTCGGGCAATATGTTCAAGCGCGGCGGCCGGTGGGAGCTTCAGCCGCAATATTATATGAAAAACTGGAGCTGGCGCCCGTATTTTTTGGAAAACATTATTCGCATGCGCTCGCGCCGAAGAGGGATTTTGTCCGATTTATACACGGATATTGAAACAGGGGAAACGATCCGGACGTATTCGTATCCGATCGATGAGCGCCATTACTTGTTTATTGACTTGTCGTACAGCTATTTGTTTGAGCATGACGCCCATTATTGA
- the fadH gene encoding 2,4-dienoyl-CoA reductase — protein MNGKVIIVTGGSSGMGKYMAKRFVSDGANVVITGRRAEALEEAKREIAAPDGGKVLTIPMDVRNPEQVAHMVERTDAEFGRIDALINNAAGNFICPAEKLSINGWNSVINIVLNGTFYCSREVGNYWIQRGLKGNIINIVATYAWHAGAGVIHSASAKAGVLAMTRTLAVEWGKKYGFRVNAIAPGPIERTGGAERLWESEEAERMTLESVPLGRLGTPEEIAAVASFLLSDEAAYINGACITVDGGQWLNRRPF, from the coding sequence ATGAACGGAAAAGTGATCATTGTGACCGGCGGGTCGAGCGGAATGGGGAAATATATGGCGAAGCGGTTTGTTTCTGATGGGGCCAACGTCGTCATTACGGGAAGGCGGGCCGAGGCGCTCGAAGAGGCCAAGCGGGAAATCGCCGCGCCGGATGGAGGGAAAGTGCTTACGATCCCGATGGATGTGCGCAACCCGGAACAAGTGGCGCACATGGTGGAGCGGACTGATGCGGAATTCGGCCGCATCGATGCCCTCATCAACAACGCGGCTGGCAATTTCATTTGCCCGGCGGAAAAGTTGTCGATCAACGGCTGGAACAGCGTCATTAACATTGTGTTAAACGGCACGTTTTACTGCAGCCGGGAAGTCGGCAACTACTGGATTCAGCGCGGCTTGAAAGGGAACATTATCAACATCGTTGCGACATATGCCTGGCATGCCGGCGCCGGGGTCATTCATTCAGCGAGCGCCAAGGCTGGAGTGCTGGCAATGACGCGCACGCTTGCTGTGGAATGGGGGAAAAAGTACGGCTTCCGCGTCAATGCGATCGCTCCCGGACCGATTGAGCGGACCGGCGGGGCGGAGCGGCTTTGGGAATCAGAGGAAGCGGAGCGGATGACGTTGGAAAGCGTGCCGCTCGGGCGGCTCGGGACGCCGGAAGAAATCGCGGCGGTCGCTTCGTTTTTGCTTTCGGATGAAGCCGCTTACATTAACGGCGCTTGCATCACAGTCGACGGCGGCCAATGGCTGAACCGGCGGCCGTTTTAA
- a CDS encoding metallophosphoesterase, producing the protein MHHIETTKLSRRAFLKKLARTSFSAALATAAASGYARWIEPAELTVTHHALSHPLIPKSFAGVKLLQFSDLHLGHYYGLKRFYRIISRINELGPDLVVFTGDLLHEANRYPHTETVAEALAGVRAPLGKFCIYGNHDHGGYGTDIYRRLMERAGFRVLVNEHALVRRGHDTIAIVGSDDMMLGRPDWLKMTRGIPPATYTIALVHEPDGAIEARRFPIHVQLSGHSHGGQIQLPLIGPLITPPLSERYYEGFYHIGGLLLYVNRGLGTTRVPLRFFAPPELTVFSLSPS; encoded by the coding sequence ATGCACCATATCGAAACAACCAAACTAAGCCGGCGCGCCTTTTTGAAAAAGCTGGCGCGTACAAGTTTCAGCGCAGCGCTGGCGACGGCGGCCGCCTCTGGCTATGCCCGCTGGATTGAGCCAGCCGAGCTGACCGTGACGCACCATGCGCTGTCGCATCCGCTGATCCCAAAGTCGTTTGCCGGCGTCAAGCTGCTGCAGTTCAGTGATCTCCATCTCGGCCATTATTACGGCTTGAAACGCTTTTACCGCATTATCAGCCGCATCAACGAACTCGGGCCCGATCTCGTCGTATTCACAGGCGATCTGCTCCATGAGGCGAACCGGTATCCGCACACTGAAACAGTCGCTGAGGCGTTGGCCGGCGTCCGCGCTCCTCTTGGAAAATTTTGCATTTACGGAAACCATGATCACGGCGGCTATGGAACCGATATTTACCGTCGATTAATGGAACGGGCCGGATTCCGCGTTCTCGTCAATGAGCATGCACTCGTCCGACGCGGCCATGACACGATCGCCATTGTCGGCAGCGACGATATGATGCTCGGACGCCCGGACTGGTTGAAAATGACTCGCGGCATTCCGCCGGCGACATATACAATCGCGCTCGTTCATGAGCCAGACGGCGCCATTGAGGCTCGCCGCTTCCCTATTCACGTTCAACTGTCCGGCCATAGCCACGGAGGGCAAATTCAGTTGCCGTTGATCGGGCCGCTCATCACGCCGCCGCTGTCTGAGCGGTATTATGAAGGGTTTTACCACATCGGCGGGCTTTTGTTGTACGTCAACCGCGGCCTTGGCACGACGCGGGTGCCGCTTCGCTTCTTCGCCCCGCCGGAGTTGACGGTTTTCTCACTCTCCCCTAGCTAG
- a CDS encoding YkyB family protein, with protein MKPLQLTVDDIAKAIFTVNRHAKTALNPSFLYLLKKKAIEKLLEEGKAKKVGLHFSRNPKYSQQQSDVLVAVGDYYFHIPPTKQDFAVLPHLGALNDSYRNPPARMPLSEAKAILIAYTGLKENPEQKPKRLTRPAFKRLGDRY; from the coding sequence ATGAAGCCGTTGCAATTGACGGTCGATGACATTGCCAAAGCGATTTTTACCGTCAACCGCCATGCTAAGACAGCATTGAATCCTTCGTTTCTTTATCTTTTGAAGAAAAAAGCGATCGAAAAGCTGCTTGAAGAGGGCAAGGCGAAAAAAGTCGGCCTCCATTTTTCCCGCAATCCGAAATACAGCCAACAGCAATCCGACGTGCTCGTCGCCGTCGGCGACTACTACTTTCACATTCCACCGACAAAACAAGATTTCGCCGTCCTTCCGCACCTTGGCGCTCTCAATGATTCGTACCGCAACCCTCCGGCTCGGATGCCGCTGTCGGAGGCAAAAGCCATTCTCATCGCCTACACCGGACTGAAAGAAAATCCGGAACAAAAGCCGAAACGGCTGACAAGACCCGCATTTAAACGACTCGGCGACCGCTATTAA
- a CDS encoding glycosyltransferase family 2 protein, which produces MVEAWRAFLWIAGHIVLIYMIIVLLFYAFLLIVSFIHLRRVHRLDDWEPYEELLDASYAKPVSILVPAYNEEAGIVGSVRSLLAIEYPEYEVIVINDGSTDKTLERLIDHFHLKPVYRVIRRQLDAKDIKAVYQSPDYPHLFVLDKENGGKADALNAGINAARYPYICSIDGDSVLERRAFLKVMKPMLESDGEVIASGGSVRIANGCRIERGEIVKVGLSRRPLVIMQTIEYLRAFLLGRLGLSRHNLLLIVSGAFGVFSKHWVVEAGGYADTVGEDMELVVRLHRLAREKNETKKIIYIPDPVCWTEAPETYGDLRRQRRRWHRGLLESLWRHRSLLFNPRYGSIGLLSLPYFWFIELLGPFVELIGYMTVACSFFLGNLYIEFALLLLTVSILYGSLLSAAAVLLEEWTERKFPNVSDLVRLFFFSLTETLWYRPLTAWWRCEGVIDAVRRKKQWGSIKRKGVSA; this is translated from the coding sequence ATGGTGGAAGCATGGCGTGCGTTTCTCTGGATCGCAGGACACATTGTACTCATTTACATGATAATCGTTCTCCTTTTTTATGCTTTTTTGCTTATTGTCTCTTTTATCCATTTGCGCCGCGTCCATCGCCTCGATGATTGGGAGCCGTATGAAGAGCTGCTCGACGCAAGCTATGCTAAACCGGTATCGATCCTCGTTCCCGCTTATAATGAGGAAGCCGGCATCGTCGGCTCGGTGCGGTCGCTGCTCGCCATTGAATACCCTGAGTACGAAGTCATCGTCATTAATGATGGGTCGACTGACAAGACGCTTGAGCGGTTGATCGATCATTTTCATCTGAAGCCGGTCTATCGCGTCATTCGCCGCCAGCTGGACGCAAAGGACATCAAAGCGGTTTACCAGTCGCCTGATTATCCGCATTTGTTTGTGCTGGACAAAGAAAACGGCGGGAAAGCGGATGCGTTGAACGCTGGAATCAACGCTGCTCGTTATCCATACATTTGTTCTATTGATGGCGATTCTGTCCTGGAGCGGCGCGCGTTTTTGAAAGTGATGAAACCGATGCTTGAATCCGACGGAGAAGTCATCGCCTCTGGGGGGAGTGTCCGGATCGCCAACGGCTGCCGGATTGAACGAGGCGAAATCGTCAAGGTCGGTTTGTCGCGGCGTCCGCTCGTGATTATGCAAACGATTGAATATTTGCGCGCGTTTTTGCTCGGCCGCCTCGGCTTAAGCCGACATAACTTGCTGCTGATTGTTTCTGGAGCGTTCGGCGTCTTTTCCAAACATTGGGTGGTTGAAGCCGGGGGATATGCCGATACGGTTGGCGAGGATATGGAACTCGTTGTCCGCCTGCATCGATTGGCGCGTGAAAAAAACGAGACGAAAAAAATCATCTACATCCCTGACCCGGTTTGCTGGACGGAAGCGCCGGAAACGTATGGGGATTTGCGCCGGCAGCGGCGGCGCTGGCATCGCGGGCTGCTTGAGAGTTTATGGCGCCACCGGTCGCTGCTGTTCAATCCGAGGTACGGTTCGATCGGTCTTCTTTCGCTACCGTATTTTTGGTTCATTGAACTTCTCGGACCGTTCGTGGAGCTGATCGGCTATATGACTGTTGCTTGCTCTTTCTTTCTCGGAAACTTGTACATCGAATTCGCTCTGCTGCTGCTGACGGTTTCGATTTTGTACGGTTCGCTGTTGTCAGCGGCTGCCGTCTTGCTTGAAGAATGGACCGAGCGGAAGTTCCCGAACGTCTCTGATTTAGTGAGGCTTTTTTTCTTCTCGCTGACGGAGACGCTTTGGTACCGGCCGCTTACGGCCTGGTGGCGGTGCGAAGGGGTGATCGACGCTGTTCGCCGGAAAAAGCAATGGGGGAGCATAAAGCGAAAAGGGGTCTCAGCGTAG
- a CDS encoding HEAT repeat domain-containing protein, with protein MALLVVTAAAVALFTLLSNLFLYLVVRKWREKRRQVRICAYKERHRLGLLRYLLGEEEQLLLPASPLEREAMIELLDHFAALLKGEQVQARIRALAEEHFQGWLRRRLSSRHWSERMNALFLIEDLRMQVMVPEMERLYRSDRVTRGEEAKLLAIFAQFDYSPVVAYVLEPKYELTEFAYRVIFGHMSERLLRQVEQRFDELPPAGKCAFVDMIGIRRREERSFLLELLASDELELRVRALKAMAEIGMKLEAARLEQHLCSPYWQERLMAARLAGKCREERLLPLLYERLSDRSFVVRSEAAAAIARLPGGRAVLRTAARTASDRYARDMARQWLRGEE; from the coding sequence ATGGCGCTGTTGGTCGTTACGGCGGCAGCGGTTGCTTTATTCACCTTGTTGTCGAATTTGTTCCTGTATTTGGTTGTGCGCAAATGGAGGGAAAAGCGGCGCCAAGTTCGGATATGCGCTTATAAGGAACGACACCGGCTTGGGCTGCTTCGGTATTTGCTCGGCGAGGAGGAACAGCTGTTGTTGCCGGCTTCGCCGCTTGAGCGGGAAGCGATGATCGAACTGCTTGACCATTTTGCCGCCCTTTTGAAAGGAGAACAGGTGCAGGCGCGCATCCGGGCGTTGGCGGAGGAGCATTTTCAAGGATGGCTGCGCCGCCGGCTGTCAAGCCGTCATTGGAGCGAGCGGATGAACGCGCTGTTTTTGATCGAGGACTTGCGGATGCAAGTGATGGTGCCGGAGATGGAGCGGCTGTACCGCTCCGACCGGGTGACGAGGGGGGAAGAGGCAAAGCTGTTGGCTATTTTCGCCCAATTTGACTATAGCCCGGTGGTGGCCTACGTGCTTGAGCCGAAATACGAATTGACCGAGTTTGCGTACCGGGTCATTTTTGGCCATATGAGTGAGCGGCTGCTTCGGCAGGTGGAACAGCGATTTGATGAGCTGCCGCCGGCGGGGAAATGCGCGTTCGTGGATATGATCGGCATCCGCCGGCGCGAGGAGCGGTCGTTTTTGCTGGAGCTCTTGGCATCAGATGAGTTGGAGCTCCGCGTTCGAGCGCTCAAGGCGATGGCGGAAATCGGCATGAAGCTTGAAGCAGCAAGGCTCGAGCAACATTTGTGCTCCCCCTATTGGCAAGAGCGGCTGATGGCCGCCCGTCTTGCGGGAAAATGCCGCGAAGAGCGGCTTCTTCCGTTGCTGTATGAGCGGCTTAGCGACCGTTCATTTGTCGTTCGTTCCGAAGCGGCGGCGGCCATCGCGCGTCTGCCGGGGGGACGGGCTGTGCTGCGCACCGCGGCGCGCACAGCATCGGACCGTTACGCCCGCGATATGGCGAGGCAGTGGCTTCGAGGGGAGGAATAA
- a CDS encoding diguanylate cyclase translates to MDRSVASLLDLIHEQYERWRTGPPLDGAELARFFNAVGRTAAVIGRSDIAAEAERLIHRLNGQTERQWTAEEALMEMAPLLRCFYEAGKGASAIIPSSHCQGPKAAVLLCGNDPLFFAYVRVALQTVPWRFTTIPSLEQAAASMFRISLDCIIVSVKEGEWENPDLAVLLERAGQRPYLPIVIVSRDEGKEGRLKGYELGADDVITISAADELFVRVRRLIEKKRKIDDLVLIDELTGVYNRKYLPRVYARLRSDLERYGVPSCLALLDLDHFKQVNDRFGHLAGDAVLQKLAAFLRQHTRGVDTVVRFGGEEFVVWLAKTSKREARAVLERLRRQFAAEKVEVDGALLSCTFSAGLVECDEPDRPLDYWLRLADKALYAAKRGGGNRIEEAVREENGSSDEALRQAPTDRRRWRVAIVDDDELVRMMIADLVCKLAAEQKREADICEFDDGLSFLESPFYQSGRQSVVILDRVMPKMDGLEVLNRLRQERKPYKVMMLTSRQDERDIAHALDRGVDEYVTKPFKWLELEARLRRLLKELDA, encoded by the coding sequence ATGGATCGATCTGTCGCCTCGCTGTTGGATCTCATCCATGAACAATACGAACGATGGAGGACGGGACCGCCGCTTGACGGTGCGGAATTGGCCCGATTTTTCAATGCTGTCGGCCGGACGGCGGCGGTGATTGGTCGCAGCGACATCGCTGCTGAAGCAGAGCGGCTCATTCATCGGTTGAACGGCCAAACGGAACGGCAATGGACAGCGGAGGAGGCGCTGATGGAGATGGCTCCTCTCCTTCGCTGCTTCTATGAAGCCGGCAAAGGGGCTTCTGCCATCATTCCCTCTTCGCACTGCCAAGGACCGAAAGCAGCTGTTCTCCTTTGTGGAAATGATCCCCTGTTTTTTGCTTACGTCCGCGTCGCCCTGCAAACCGTGCCATGGCGTTTCACGACGATCCCCTCCCTTGAGCAGGCCGCCGCGTCAATGTTTCGCATCAGCCTGGATTGCATCATCGTCAGCGTGAAGGAGGGAGAGTGGGAGAATCCGGACTTGGCGGTTTTGCTTGAGCGCGCCGGACAGCGCCCTTATCTTCCGATTGTCATTGTGAGCAGAGACGAGGGCAAAGAGGGGCGGTTGAAAGGGTATGAGCTTGGCGCGGATGATGTCATCACCATCTCAGCGGCAGATGAACTGTTCGTTCGCGTTCGCCGGCTCATTGAAAAAAAACGAAAAATCGATGACCTTGTGCTCATTGACGAATTGACAGGTGTGTACAACCGGAAGTATTTGCCGCGGGTATACGCCCGTCTTCGGAGCGACCTCGAGCGTTACGGAGTGCCAAGCTGTTTGGCGTTGCTTGATTTGGACCATTTCAAACAAGTCAATGACCGCTTCGGCCACCTTGCAGGCGATGCGGTGTTGCAAAAGCTGGCTGCCTTTTTGCGCCAACATACACGTGGAGTGGATACGGTCGTTCGCTTTGGTGGCGAAGAGTTTGTCGTTTGGCTGGCCAAAACGTCCAAAAGAGAGGCGCGTGCAGTGCTTGAGCGGCTGCGGCGCCAGTTCGCCGCCGAAAAGGTCGAGGTGGATGGCGCACTTCTATCATGTACGTTTTCCGCCGGTTTGGTCGAGTGCGATGAACCGGATCGGCCGCTTGACTATTGGCTGCGTCTGGCCGACAAGGCGCTGTATGCGGCGAAACGAGGCGGCGGCAATCGGATTGAAGAAGCGGTGCGGGAGGAAAACGGGTCTTCGGATGAGGCCCTCCGTCAAGCGCCAACGGATCGGCGGCGATGGAGGGTTGCCATCGTAGACGACGATGAACTCGTGCGGATGATGATCGCCGATCTTGTCTGCAAGCTTGCTGCTGAGCAGAAGAGGGAAGCAGACATTTGCGAGTTCGACGACGGCCTTTCGTTTCTTGAATCTCCGTTTTATCAAAGCGGGCGGCAATCTGTCGTTATTTTGGACCGGGTGATGCCAAAAATGGACGGGCTTGAGGTGCTGAACCGCCTTCGTCAAGAGCGAAAGCCATACAAGGTGATGATGCTGACGTCGCGCCAAGATGAGCGGGATATTGCCCATGCGCTTGACCGTGGGGTGGACGAATATGTGACAAAGCCGTTCAAATGGCTTGAGCTTGAGGCGCGGCTGCGCCGGCTGCTGAAGGAGCTGGATGCGTAA